In Salmo salar chromosome ssa24, Ssal_v3.1, whole genome shotgun sequence, the following proteins share a genomic window:
- the rtkna gene encoding rhotekin isoform X2: MFCRNQTRATIARCSALEMEIRRGKFRRSVFLDTLQDSNIQKKIDHEIRMRDGACKLLAACSQRDQALEASKSLLTCNIRIMAYMSELQRMKEAQVMQRVALRSSDAGPTDDRLPCKGKVAISDLRIPLMWKDTEYFKNKGELHRCAVFCLLQVGAEIHDTDMVIVDRTLTDICFDNTIVFSEASPGFELRVELYSCCSEEDYSTGSTPRKLASKLSSSLGRSAGKKLRVAMDPGACSPISNGGATLLLPLPTVVGPKYHLLAHTTLSLSHVQDSFRTHDLSISGNEECSHWVPLYGSVCCRLAAQPHCMTQQMMSGCLKVKFGGDPQSWTNVYGVLKGTNLFCYHQQEDVEANIEPAFTISINKKTRIRALEKDLHNKAQSICISNHYGGEEVTHTLSADSREDTHRWMEAFWQQFYDMSQWNQCCDDLMKIELPSPRKATLVTSKQGSLYHEMVIDTSDDISTVTDILARRMQELELRSQLGTSPPWMSLFEESPGCPHTHNRLPHSPLRCPQPGLLSSEASLTSDSDSPCSTSPCSRHSGWAEPLSLSSPSSHFRPRTLSLDAKLSTLRGRGYGGVLQCSCQPPSSSSLAPIPAQRVPQATLSCSSSTSSNSSSEGSHSPELSDGTPFSRPSSTRQSLRNLRAKLDPRNWLQSQV, translated from the exons gACAGTAACATCCAGAAGAAAATAGACCATGAGATCCGGATGCGTGATGGAGCCTGTAAGCTGCTGGCTGCCTGCTCCCAGAGAGACCAGGCCCTAGAGGCCTCCAAGAGCCTGCTCACATGCAACATCCGCATCATGGCCTACATGTCGGAGCTGCAGAGGATGAAGGAGGCCCAGGTCATGCAGAGGGTCGCACTAAG GTCATCGGACGCAGGGCCCACGGACGACAGACTACCCTGTAAAGGAAAGGTGGCCATCTCAG ACCTGCGGATCCCTCTCATGTGGAAAGACACAGAGTACTTCAAGAACAAAGGAG aGCTGCATCGGTGTGCAGTGTTCTGTCTGCTCCAGGTGGGGGCGGAGATCCACGACACAGACATGGTGATAGTGGACCGGACACTCACCGACATCTGCTTTGACAACACCATAGTGTT CAGCGAGGCCAGCCCGGGATTTGAGCTCCGCGTGGAGCTGTACAGCTGCTGTTCAGAGGAGGACTACTCGACAGGGAGCACGCCTCGGAAACTAGCCAGCAAACTGAGCAGCTCTCTGGGCCGTTCGGCAGGGAAGAAGCTCCGCGTCGCCATGGACCCTGGAGCCTGCAGCCCCATCAGCAACGGAGGAGCCACACTGCTGCTGCCTCTACCCACAGTAGT GGGACCGAAATACCATCTCCTGGCCCACACCACCCTGTCACTGTCACACGTCCAGGACAGCTTCCGCACACATGACCTCAGCATCTCGGGCAACG AGGAGTGTTCACACTGGGTGCCTCTGTACGGCAGTGTGTGTTGTCGCCTGGCTGCCCAGCCTCACTGTATGACCCAACAGATGATGAGCGGCTGCTTGAAGGTCaag TTTGGAGGTGACCCTCAGAGTTGGACAAACGTCTACGGCGTCCTTAAAGGGACAAACCTTTTCTGTTACCACCAGCAAGAGGATGTAGAGGCTAACATAGAGCCAGCTTTTACCATTTCCATCAATAAG AAGACGAGAATACGGGCGTTGGAGAAGGACCTCCACAATAAGGCCCAGAGTATCTGTATCAGTAACCattatggaggagaggaggtgacacacacactctcagcagACAGTCGTGAAGACACACATCGCTGGATGGAAGCCTTCTGGCAGCAGTTCTATGACATGA GCCAATGGAATCAGTGCTGTGATGACTTAATGAAGATTGAGCTGCCATCGCCCCGGAAAGCAACCCTGGTCACATCGAAACAGGGTTCTCTTTACCACGAAATGG TTATTGACACCTCTGATGACATCAGCACGGTGACGGACATCCTGGCACGGCGGATGCAGGAGCTGGAGCTGAGGAGCCAGCTGGGGACCTCTCCTCCCTGGATGTCCCTGTTCGAGGAGTCTCCTGGTTGCCCCCACACCCACAACCGCCTCCCCCACAGCCCCCTACGCTGCCCCCAGCCCGGCCTGCTCTCCTCAGAAGCCAGCCTGACCTCGGACAGCGACAGCCCCTGCAGCACCAGCCCTTGCTCCCGCCACAGTGGCTGGGCagagcccctctccctctcctccccctcctcacactTCCGCCCCCGCACCCTCTCCCTGGACGCCAAGCTCAGCACCCTCAGGGGCAGGGGGTATGGAGGGGTGTTACAGTGCTCCTGTcagcccccctcctcctcctcccttgccCCCATCCCAGCCCAACGCGTCCCCCAAGCCACCCTGTCCTGCTCCAGCTCTACCTCCAGTAACAGCTCCAGCGAGGGCAGCCACAGCCCTGAGTTGTCAGACGGCACCCCTTTCTCACGCCCCTCTTCGACCCGTCAAAGCCTCAGGAACTTGAGGGCTAAACTGGATCCCCGGAATTGGCTCCAGAGCCAGGTATAA